A genomic stretch from Candidatus Jidaibacter acanthamoeba includes:
- a CDS encoding recombinase family protein, with translation MLIGYARVSTNDQNLDMQIDALKKAGCGEIFAEKISGTKADRPQYMELKKYARNGQDTIVVYKLDRLGRSLRHLIDEIGELNNRQIGFKSLQENIDTTTSGGKLFFHIFAAIAEFEKDIIKERTISGLSAARSRGRLGGRPKKLSEPELLMMRRLYADKSNSIAEICKMFKISRSLLFKSVNI, from the coding sequence ATGCTGATAGGATATGCAAGGGTTTCAACTAATGATCAAAACTTAGATATGCAAATAGACGCATTAAAGAAAGCAGGGTGTGGAGAAATATTTGCAGAGAAGATAAGCGGGACTAAAGCAGATAGACCTCAGTACATGGAACTGAAGAAATATGCAAGGAATGGTCAAGATACGATAGTAGTTTATAAACTTGATAGGTTAGGAAGATCGTTGAGGCATTTGATAGATGAGATAGGAGAGCTTAATAATAGGCAGATAGGATTTAAGTCATTACAAGAGAATATAGATACTACTACTTCAGGTGGTAAGTTGTTTTTTCATATATTTGCAGCGATAGCGGAATTTGAGAAGGATATAATAAAAGAAAGAACAATATCAGGATTAAGTGCAGCACGATCGAGGGGTAGGTTAGGCGGAAGGCCTAAGAAGCTAAGTGAGCCGGAGCTGTTGATGATGAGAAGGTTATATGCAGATAAGAGTAACAGCATAGCAGAGATATGCAAGATGTTTAAGATTAGTAGATCATTACTCTTTAAGTCGGTTAATATTTAA
- a CDS encoding type II toxin-antitoxin system VapC family toxin, producing the protein MNLDKYRNIIIDTSAFMAFFYQEEGWELVAKYMPKSILSAVNLSEAIKIFKEYEDISKEQSLEYIYKAVEKVIPFDEQQAGIAGEMVSITKPYGLSLGDRACIAAGIVTGLPIVTADRIWKEIDYQGVEIIVVR; encoded by the coding sequence ATGAACTTAGATAAATATAGAAATATAATAATAGACACTTCTGCCTTCATGGCATTCTTTTATCAAGAGGAGGGTTGGGAGTTAGTAGCTAAGTATATGCCTAAGTCAATATTATCAGCAGTTAATCTTTCAGAAGCAATTAAGATCTTTAAAGAATATGAAGATATAAGCAAAGAGCAATCCTTAGAGTATATATATAAAGCAGTAGAAAAGGTAATACCCTTTGATGAGCAGCAGGCAGGAATAGCTGGAGAGATGGTAAGTATTACAAAGCCATATGGGTTATCACTAGGAGACAGAGCATGCATAGCAGCAGGTATAGTTACAGGGTTACCTATAGTGACTGCTGATAGGATATGGAAAGAAATAGACTATCAGGGTGTTGAGATAATAGTGGTAAGATAA